The following coding sequences are from one Lolium rigidum isolate FL_2022 chromosome 6, APGP_CSIRO_Lrig_0.1, whole genome shotgun sequence window:
- the LOC124665375 gene encoding uncharacterized sugar kinase slr0537-like, whose amino-acid sequence MVAEADHQQPGRPAGRAADPPAVLGLQVSALIDHVAHVDWSLLDRVPGDRGGSQQVSFEELNHILNEVNALILPSSDGLSPVRTMAGGSVANTIRGLSAGFGISTGIIGARGDDDQGVLFVNNMSFSGVDLTRLRAKKGHTAQCACLVDASGNRTMRPCLSSAVKLQANEFTREDFQGSKWLVVRYAQQNLGQIVEAIRVAKQEGLSVSLDLASFEMVRDYRSQLIALLETGNIDLCFANEDEAREIIGEGLTFDPEEALAFLSKYCKWAVVTLASKGCLAKHGKQVVQVPAIGESNAVDATGAGDLFASGFLYGLVKGLPLEECCKVGACSGGSVIRALGGEVRPENWQWMYKQMHAGGLVPPELKN is encoded by the exons ATGGTTGCCGAGGCAGATCATCAGCAgccaggccggccggccggcagggCGGCGGACCCGCCGGCAGTGCTGGGGCTGCAGGTGTCGGCGCTGATCGACCACGTCGCCCACGTCGACTGGTCCCTCCTCGATCGCGTCCCGGGCGACCGCGGCGGCTCGCAGCAG GTCTCTTTTGAGGAGTTGAATCATATTCTCAATGAAGTGAATGCCCTCATCCTTCCATCCAGTGACGGCCTCTCTCCAGTAAGAACTATGGCCGGTGGTAGTGTCGCTAATACAATTCGAGGGCTCTCAGCGGGTTTTGGGATATCAACTGGAATAATTGGAGCTCGTGGAGACGATGACCAAGGTGTTTTGTTTGTCAACAATATGAGCTTTAGTGGTGTAGATCTCACAAGATTAAGGGCAAAAAAGGGGCACACTGCGCAG TGTGCATGCTTGGTTGATGCAAGTGGCAATCGCACTATGCGCCCATGCCTATCTAGCGCAGTCAAGCTACAG GCAAACGAGTTCACCAGGGAGGACTTCCAAGGCTCCAAG TGGCTGGTTGTGAGATACGCACAACAAAATCTCGGCCAGATTGTTGAGGCTATCAGGGTTGCAAAACAAGAAGGTCTCTCGGTATCATTAGATTTGGCTAGCTTTGAG ATGGTTCGCGACTATAGGTCGCAACTAATTGCCCTTTTGGAGACCGGCAACATTGACCTTTGCTTCGCCAATGAGGATGAAGCTAGGGAGATCATAGG GGAAGGGCTAACGTTTGATCCAGAGGAGGCACTTGCATTCTTGTCCAAGTACTGCAAATGGGCTGTGGTGACCCTCGCATCAAAGGGATGCCTTGCTAAGCATGGCAAGCAG GTAGTTCAGGTGCCAGCCATTGGGGAGAGCAACGCGGTGGACGCCACAGGTGCGGGCGACCTGTTCGCGAGCGGGTTCCTCTATGGGCTGGTGAAAGGGCTCCCCCTAGAGGAGTGCTGCAAGGTCGGAGCGTGCAGCGGTGGGTCTGTGATCAGGGCACTCGGCGGTGAGGTGAGGCCGGAGAACTGGCAGTGGATGTACAAGCAGATGCACGCCGGTGGATTGGTGCCCCCGGAGCTCAAGAACTGA